The nucleotide window TTACTCTCTGTGATGTGAACTGGAATAAGCTCTGTTAGGAGCTTCATTAAGAGCTAAGAGAATTGTAGGCACTACCTACTCCATTCTAGACGTCAGTCTGTACAGACTCCAACCCTTATGTCCTGTATTTAGATGTTGGGCGGcgaaagaggaaaagaaaggaggagGGCAGCCAGAGGTTCTCACAGAGAACAACCGAGGTTGCCAGGAGTAAAAGCCCGGtaaggaagagaaggaaaggaGAAGTTAGCCAGCCCAAGATAATGACCAGAAGACAGCGGAGCGACATCAAGCCAGGTTAGCTCATTGGCCAGACCACTGCACACAAGGAAGTGGTCCAGTATTTAGTGCAATAGCCTGTGCTGCTATTAGATAGACTCCTGAGAGACGATGGGGAGAGAGCTGATGTTCAGCTTCAACACTGTTTGTTTTCCACAGACACTTTTGCCTCTCTCTACGTCACTGGAGAGAAACTGGGAGAAGGAGGCTTCGGCGCCGTCTTCGAGGGAACCCGGGTTTCCGACGGCCTACAGGTTCTTAAATCACCCCTCCAGAACTTCATTATCTCATCTGTTCCCTTTTCAGTCCTCATAACATTCACACCTCGtctcctctctgtctgcagGTGGCCGTTAAATTCGTCACCAAGCGGGACGACGATGAATACGTCCAATGCGTAAGTGCACCTGGAAGCCAGGTTTTACTGTCCGATCACACATCACGCTCCCAGACTTCACTGCACTCACCTTTCCACCAACCTTGCCCTGCACTCCTGTTCCTGCAGCCTGTTCAGCTCAAGACCGTGCCCATGGAGGTGGCTCTAATGAACAGGATGAGCCAGCCACCCACCAGCAATGTGGTGAAGCTCATCGAGTGGTTCGATGAGCCTGAGCGCTacatcctggtcctggagcgcCCAGATCCTTGTCAGGACTTGCAGTCCTTGATCGACCAGTGGGGAGGTTCGGTCAGTGAAGAGATAGCCAGGGACATCATGCTCCAGACGGTGGAGGCAGCAAGAACGTGCCACAAGCGAGGTGTCCTGCACAGAGACATCAAACTGGAGAACTTCCTGATCAACACAGACACCTCAGAGATCAAGCTCATCGACTTCGGCTGCGGGGACTGGGTCAAGAAAGGCGGATACCGTGAATTTGCAGGTAAACTGGAGTCTAGGGACGAAATTTACACGTTACCTTAGAAACATGAGCCTGAGAGGACCCATTTGTCCCTCTCATAGCCACTTCACTGGAAAGGTAACGAGCTGGACGCTCTTCTTCTTTTATGTTCTCAGGCACCTTTCAGTACTGCCCCCCAGAGTTCTTTCTAAAGGGGAGGTACCACGCCAGTCCTGCGACAGTCTGGTCTCTAGGAGTCCTACTGTTCAGGCTGGTTAGTGGACACCTTCCCTTTACAGACGAGCAGGAAATCGTGGAGGGGCTTCTGAGCTTCAAGGACCACCTATCCAATGGTGAGATATCTGAGAGCCTACTCGAGAGACTCTGAGAAGTTCAGGACGACGTGTTCTGCACGGTCGTCTTTCTGAAATGTACTTAAGTATCTCTCTCCCATCCAATCCAATCCCGTCCCTCTGCACAGAATGCTGCAATCTGATTAGGAGGTGTCTGCAGCGCAACCCATCCCAGAGGCCCAAAGTGAAGCAGATCCTGAAGCACGACTGGTTCCAGTGCAGCGTTCCTACCGAGGATCAGGTTagccatggaaaatgagaatgaCTGCTTAGAGAAGAAACAGTAGAAGCTAAAATATCTAGAGTTGTGATCGAGGAGGCGAAGGAAAGAAAAACTACTAGAAATGAAGAGGAAGATCTGAATTCTAAGGATTTCTGATCCTTAGACGTGCTTCCGTCTCCAATGCGTATCTCCTGGGTTGTGTTTCAGGTCCTGAGAACAGAGCAGccttcagagcagaggagaCAAACCGTCTGAAGTTGGCCCGTTTCATCAACAGGTAAAAATGGGTATAAGGAGCTCCAgcgtggagctgtggagctgtgcattatggaatgatggtgctccatccaataagtctgggatgagttggggatgaggtgagttgGTGATAATCCTGAGCGGACTaacgctctcgtcactgaatgcaatcaaattctcacagcagtgctcctccaaattttagtagaaagccttcttccctggcagtagagagagttaccccaacaaaagcaggatcaactcttttaaatacccttaaatttggaagaagcagtgaatgaacaggtgtcccaatacttttgtcaatatagtgtagagTCCCTAAAGTCTTTACAGGAAGccccagcagtgtgtgtagctggGAATGGGTACACTTGACGTGCTTTGGCTTGCTTAAGGAAATTCCCATGTAAGGCTGGGAACTGTTTACCCTCGTCTTAATGACGACGACTCCGTCTGATAAATGATGAGAGTGAACGGCGGATTCTGGAAGGTGGGAAAGTTCACCACTGGTTTAATCTGCTGCTGTCTTAGAGGCCTGACACCAGTGTTTGTGGAAATGGGGGTCAGCAGAGCTCCGAGAGGGGGGCGGGACAGAGGGCCAGTTCACTCTTACAGTGAAGATGACCTCATTCCCTTTAAGCGCTAAGCGCTCCCCACTTCTCGTAGAGCTTAGAAGCCTTTTTTTGGACAGAAGCACCAAACAGTGTATGAACCAAAAGCCTGTGAAGCGGTTAGCCTTTAGCTCACTGCTGCGCTGAgtagaagctgctgctgctgctgtgttgattgtgtgtgtttcaggattcCTCCTTTCCTCCATCCTTGGTTGCCTGGTTCCTCCAGAACTCATCCCTAGGTCATGCCATCTGCCAACTCCCGCCCCTTCTAGCCTCGACTCTGCCCCATCACTTTTTCCTCACTCCATGCCTTCACCTTCCCCTCTGGCCACACCTCGGACCGCTGCTCGAATCTTCGCGCGTCTTCTGCCCTTAATCTGCGGACCCTCCTAGGCGTAGAGCTTGTTCCCCGAGCTCCGCCGCTCCCTCTCGCTGCAGTACCTCAGTTCCCTCGACCGTAGTCCATGCGCCCCTCCACTGTCAGTGCCTGGAGTAGAAGCCTCTGGACTGGCTCCTCCATTCTGCACGACTCCCCAGGTGCGTCGTCTTGCTGACCCGTCGCAGGATCGGCTGACCCTCCCTCGGCTTTCTCAGCTTTCCGTTATTCTGCTGTCTTCTAGCAGCCGGTCTCCACATTACGTCCGTCGTTAGTAAGAAGTACGTGTAGAAGTAAGGAAGGACTAAGAAGTACTTTTCCACAATCCGGCgccaaccagaggaggatgggttcccctacTGAGCctgggttcctctcaaggtttcttcctggcttctcagggagtttttccttgccaccgtTGCCCTCGGCTTGCTCCTTAGGGGTCTAGGCCCGGATTCTAGCCTTATTCACTAGCGACACAACAGGCTAAATTCAATGGAGTATTTAATCGGACGTCCGTCTTACTTATCTGACCTCCATACTttcaacccccaccccccttacaGCCCCCTCTCATATTATCAGAAgctgatggcatggtctgaactaACAGACTTATCCTCTGACCAATCTGACCTCCTATAAATTCCAGCTCCGTCCTTCTCCCaccaagcagaagccacctgagaGCTCCAGCCCAGAGTTCTCAGAGTTCTCCCCCTTCCCTTACAGTCTCCTCCCATATGATCAGAAGCTGATGGCCTGGTCTGAACGCCCCTGAtcaaaataaagatttttagagcactgctcaggtgaatgtgtttattatcaCTGATGATTCACTCCATTTCAGAAAGCATTACTGTACATCATACTGacgctaacagctaacagctaacaacgGTTCTACCTTCAGTGTTAGAACATGTGGAGGCATCTGGAGCCGAGCAGAGTCTTCAGAGCTGAAACGATGACCAGCTGTAGCCATAAGACACGTCTCTGGACAACTTGGCTATGATTAGTCAGATTCAGTGGTGGATTTATCTGTTTTACCTTCTGTTAAATGAGACATAAAATAATATGTCATATAAACAATTAAACAGAGCCTAAATGCTAACTCCAGCCACACAAGAGAAGGGAGAATGGCTGGgcagaggctaaaagctaatgctagacgCAAAATAGCAATCAGTGCTACAGTTATTAGTGCTGAAGGACTGAGATGCTAATCTACTTTTAATAGCTTTGGtaaagctaacgctaggctgACCGGCTACTGACTGTGCTGACTGGACACAGCGAGAACTTAGAAAGCAACACCATCCAGTAAGACTTGAGAATAGTTACAGCAAATACGTTTGTTCGGATTTGGATTTGCTACAGTTCTAAGCTACGCTACGCTAGGCTAGGTTGTGCTATGGTATGCGGCCAGTCAGTCATATACACTGAGTAATAACTGACGAGCTCCTTCAGGCAATAAACAGACGCTAACGGCTAACTGCTGCCTCTGAGGTAAAAAAACACTTCATGAGGTAAAACTGATCCATTTCTGAGTGAATATTGGCAATATGTATCAGTTCTAACtgaatattgattattttaaagctttaacTAAATCACTTTCACATTACTGTGGTAAAACGTCTGGTTATGACTGAggactttagctagctaacaagctaactaGCTGTAATGGAACGTTAATGGCATTACTTTTATGCTAATGACCTTTAGGTATTAGATAGTGTGGTTTTAATTAGCATGAGGGAATTGTAGCTACGTAGCTAAGTAACATTATGTTGTAATGAAATCCGACTTTAATGGTTTAAAAGAAGTTTTCAAATCTGAATCTTTTCACATGGCCAAGCTTTTTCACAACAGCCGTCCCCATTATCAGCCACTTCCCCGAAGTCAGCATTTCCGCCCTAGATGCACAAGATTACCACGTTGTTGTCATCTATgtcaaatatatcaaatataacaTGGATATTTGACGTAGTTTAGCATGTGATTGTGATTTTTGTCATATTACATTCCCAttagttagctaactagctacgtCTTTTTTCAGTCATTAGCACGGGGAGCTAGCTAACCATAAACGCTCATTCACACCATAAAAGTTTTTCAGGACGGGTTTGTGAGCATAAATGTgggtatttatttatacatatttcatatttttatttaatagcttttttgttttactgtggTGATGTTttcagatatttttaaaaatttaattCTATATTGGACAAGTTTCTTTAAGTCTCTTTTCACTATACTGTTTTCCCCAAAATGACCCTTGCTGACCATAAAGCAGGGCTGATTTACCGTATTTTACCTCAGTAATcagatttttaaaaggtttaaagatgACTGAAGTGCTgttgattcagtatgaattcAGGGTGCAAAAGTGACACTGAATTATCATCAGATTAGATAATTGATTCAGTGAATGATTCAATTAATTGATTCAATGAATTAACGTCGACAGTTTAGCATTGACTCAACATCTGTTTAATGACTGATTGCTATCGGAGTAGAACTTGGTGGAGGAAGTGACTGATTGGAGAGGTAAGACTTGGCGTTAGTGCTAGATGACTAGTCTGACCTCACGTCTGGTCTCACGTCTGATCTTCACTATTTCCTTTCCTCAAAATGACCTGTGCTGCATAAAGCAGGGTTGATTTACTATAATTTACCAgtaatcatatttttaaaaggtttaaagatgTCTGAGGTGGCGTCGATCTTCTGTTGATGTTTTGTTAAAATTTCAGGgttgattcagtatgaatttaGGGAGCAAAATTGACGCTGAATCAACATAAGATTGGATTATGGATTCAATGAATGACGTTAACGGCGACAGTTTAACGTTGACTTAACATCTATTCAATGACTGATGAAtgcctcattaacacacacctcaaacagtaatactaaccccatcagaaacctcattaacacacacctcaaacagtaacactaaccccattagaaaccgcaaacagtaacactaagcccatcagaaacttcattaacacacacctcaaacagtaacactaaccccattagaaaccttattaacacacctcaaacagtaacactaacatcagaagaaacctcattaacacacacatcaaacagtaagactaaccccattagaaactgCATTAACATAAACCTCAAactgtaacactaaccccattataaACCTCATTAcgacacacctcaaacagtaacactaaccccattagaaacctcattaacacacaccccaaacagtaacacttaccccattagaaaccttattaacacacctcaaacagtaacactaacaccagaagaaacctcattaacacacacctcaaacagtaagacTAACCTCATTATAAACCGCAAAGAGTAACACTAagcccattagaaacctcattaacacacacctcaaacagtaacactaacaccagtagaaacctcattaacacacacctcaaacagtaaaactaaccccattagatacctcattaacacacacctcaaacagtaacactaacccaatcagaaacctcattaacacacacctcaaacagtaacactaaccccatcagaaacctcattaacacatgCCTCAAACAATAATACTAACCCCATTATAAATCTCATTAcgacacacctcaaacagtaacactaaccccagtCGAAATctgattaacacacacctcaaacagtaagacTAACCTCATTAGAAACCTTattaacacacctcaaacagtaacactaacaccagaagaaacctcattaacacacacctcaaacagtaagacTAACCTCATTAGAAACCGCAAAGAGTAACACTAAgcccatcagaaacctcattaacacacacctcaaacaataacactaaccccatcagaaacctcattaacacacaccacaaacagtaacactaaccccattataaacctcattaacacacacctcaaacagtaacactaaccccattagaaacttcattaacacacaccgcaaacagtaacaataaccccattagaaacttcattaacacacacctcaaacattaacactcaccccattagaaacctcattaacacacatcttaaacagtaacactaatCCCATtagaaacttcattaacacacacctcaaacattaacactcaccccattagaaacctcattaacacacacctcaaacagtaaaacTAACCCCATTAAAAACTGCATTAACATACACATCAAACAGGaatactaaccccattagaaacctcattaaca belongs to Salminus brasiliensis chromosome 24, fSalBra1.hap2, whole genome shotgun sequence and includes:
- the LOC140546332 gene encoding serine/threonine-protein kinase pim-2-like, translated to MALSPGLMKPPQHYVGRRKRKRKEEGSQRFSQRTTEVARSKSPVRKRRKGEVSQPKIMTRRQRSDIKPDTFASLYVTGEKLGEGGFGAVFEGTRVSDGLQVAVKFVTKRDDDEYVQCPVQLKTVPMEVALMNRMSQPPTSNVVKLIEWFDEPERYILVLERPDPCQDLQSLIDQWGGSVSEEIARDIMLQTVEAARTCHKRGVLHRDIKLENFLINTDTSEIKLIDFGCGDWVKKGGYREFAGTFQYCPPEFFLKGRYHASPATVWSLGVLLFRLVSGHLPFTDEQEIVEGLLSFKDHLSNECCNLIRRCLQRNPSQRPKVKQILKHDWFQCSVPTEDQSLFPELRRSLSLQYLSSLDRSPCAPPLSVPGVEASGLAPPFCTTPQLRPSPTKQKPPESSSPEFSEFSPFPYSLLPYDQKLMAWSERP